From Clavelina lepadiformis chromosome 9, kaClaLepa1.1, whole genome shotgun sequence, the proteins below share one genomic window:
- the LOC143471020 gene encoding uncharacterized protein LOC143471020 yields MDEMKDISPKFIKWCQELGIESIEKCLLHKDFNQLFQSKELRNLWKYLIHNVKDENLALKVIGNLHLQNLKVECDELETSCTEVNQELHEVDTEIRRLEEKLKQTRKNCYFADIKVSKLQQDIIGNHLKSVLHEAQCKIVPNKRDTLKPCKNIVGEFCDAQKENVNGNNPEMLSCYAEIRELLLLLSELYESRLLNNTKQYSSPIWKKAFSIAKKFSSNMIVDALVSITKHDKEKVIECANKLAGHEEEDVDEKGHDSRKSIEVMIQNSDEESMKEMLSAVDCERKTQLLLQSVNAMMSRISQEPDYEITKHILQEEIEVKGSEAYLKSLENSIELLLGDIQRDLEVQNQLRRQQQEVNNFEKELKNYDSILQQTTKQNSQFRENILNHRTESLASAKTKLSTLQPQFGKYCVDLQTTLKEEQTAVDTADVLQLVTVDIDGKSHPVNDLSIHRPLKVNYESGGFAYQELTSDLGIHSVMTPSSLLGEVYRNKNAVDFHAGFQPSLDNVAETSSKVMKQIKDTDERVSTSKHEEKMFEYVNECKKWGRVLQEEEKKLETTLHEWFEQPAQHQAPWIKVDGMDLKTWKQSKHSS; encoded by the exons atggATGAAATGAAAGATATCTCACCAAAGTTCATAAAATGGTGCCAAGAACTAGGCATAGAGTCAATCGAAAAGTGTCTTCTTCATAAAGACTTCAATCAACTGTTTCAATCGAAAGAATTACGAAATCTTTGGAAGTACTTGATACATAACGTGAAAGACGAAAACTTGGCTTTAAAAGTAATTGGAAACTTGCATTTGCAAAACTTGAAGGTTGAGTGTGATGAGCTGGAGACGTCATGTACAGAAGTTAATCAAGAGTTGCATGAAGTTGATACGGAAATTCGAAGATTAGAAGAAAAACTaaagcaaacaagaaaaaattgctACTTTGCTGACATTAAAGTTTCTAAACTACAGCAGGATATTATCGGCAATCACCTTAAATCTGTGCTACACGAAGCTCAATGTAAAATAGTTCCAAACAAACGGGACACCCTGAAACCATGCAAGAACATTGTGGGTGAATTCTGTGATGCGCAGAAAGAAAATGTAAATGGCAACAACCCAGAAATGCTGTCTTGTTATGCTGAAATTAGAGAACTTTTGCTGCTATTGTCTGAACTGTACGAAAGTAGGCTTTTAAATAATACAAAGCAATATTCTAGCCCGATCTGGAAGAAAGCTTTTAGTATTGCAAAGAAGTTTTCTTCAAATATGATTGTTGACGCTCTTGTTTCAATAACAAAGCACGACAAAGAAAAG GTGATTGAATGTGCCAACAAACTGGCTGGTCATGAAGAAGAAGACGTTGATGAAAAGGGGCACGACTCACGCAAGAGCATTGAAGTTATGATACAA AACAGTGATGAGGAAAGCATGAAAGAAATGCTAAGTGCCGTGGATTGTGAACGTAAAACACAGCTATTGCTTCAATCTGTTAATGCAATGATGTCTCGAATATCGCAAGAACCAGACTATGAAATCACCAA ACATATCTTGCAAGAAGAGATTGAAGTGAAAGGCAGCGAGGCTTATCTTAAATCTCTCGAAAATTCAATAGAGCTGCTTCTTGGTGATATTCAACGTGACTTGGAAGTTCAAAACCAGCTTCGACGGCAGCAGCAAGAAGTGAACAACTTTGAAAAAGAATTG aaaaactaCGATTCCATCCTTCAACaaactacaaaacaaaattctcaGTTCCGAGAAAACATCTTAAACCATAGAACAGAAAGCCTTGCATCAGCCAAGACTAAGCTGAGCACCTTACAACCACAATTCGGGAAGTATTGTGTTGATTTACAAACTACGTTAAAGGAAGAACAAACTGCTGTGGATACTGCTGATGTCTTGCAATTAGTCACTGTTGATATTGATGG aaaatcaCATCCAGTAAATGACCTAAGTATTCATCGTCCGTTAAAAGTGAACTACGAATCTGGTGGTTTTGCGTACCAAGAACTTACTTCCGATCTTGGTATTCACAGCGTTATG ACGCCGTCATCCTTGCTTGGTGAAGTTTACAGAAACAAGAATGCTGTCGATTTCCATGCTGGCTTTCAACCCTCACTGGATAATGTGGCTGAGACAAGTTCCAAGgttatgaagcagataaaag ATACTGATGAAAGAGTAAGCACAAGCAAACATGAAGAAAAGATGTTTGAGTACGTAAACGAATGTAAGAAGTGGGGAAGAGTACTCCAGGAGGAAGAAAAGAAGTTGGAAACCACATTGCACGAATG